A DNA window from Rossellomorea marisflavi contains the following coding sequences:
- the proC gene encoding pyrroline-5-carboxylate reductase → MLKDKTVAFMGAGNMAEAMISGTVQSGKLSRDQIIVSNRSDQKKRDQINRLYGVRTMGSEKLPFDKIDVLILAMKPKDIDTVLDSIKYKVNNKTVIMSVLAGITTSHMEQNLPAGQSVIRVMPNTSSMLKESATAISAGRFTTEIEMEEAQELLSTIGQVFVIQEEQMDIFTGVAGSGPAYFYYLMEHIEKTATESGLSPEIAREIGAQTIYGAAKMMLERNESPTELRENVTSPNGTTAAGLRALDENGGGKAIAAAVKGAQKRSAEISSSLKQKHLVSQ, encoded by the coding sequence TTGTTAAAGGATAAAACAGTTGCATTCATGGGAGCAGGTAATATGGCGGAAGCCATGATATCAGGAACCGTGCAAAGCGGAAAGCTTTCACGTGACCAAATCATCGTATCGAATCGAAGCGATCAAAAAAAGCGTGATCAAATCAATAGGCTTTATGGTGTGAGAACGATGGGGAGCGAGAAGCTTCCATTCGATAAAATCGATGTTCTGATACTCGCTATGAAACCGAAGGATATCGACACGGTCCTCGATTCCATCAAGTACAAGGTCAATAATAAGACCGTCATCATGTCTGTCCTTGCTGGAATCACCACGAGCCACATGGAGCAGAATCTCCCTGCCGGTCAATCGGTGATCCGCGTGATGCCGAATACATCGAGCATGCTGAAAGAATCAGCTACGGCGATTTCAGCAGGACGATTCACCACTGAAATCGAGATGGAGGAAGCGCAAGAGCTGTTAAGTACAATCGGTCAAGTCTTCGTCATTCAAGAGGAGCAAATGGATATCTTTACAGGTGTAGCGGGTAGTGGCCCTGCTTACTTCTATTATTTGATGGAGCACATCGAAAAAACGGCTACAGAATCTGGGTTGTCTCCAGAAATAGCTAGGGAGATCGGTGCCCAGACCATTTATGGTGCAGCTAAAATGATGCTTGAAAGAAATGAGTCACCGACAGAACTTAGAGAAAACGTCACTTCACCAAATGGAACGACGGCAGCGGGGCTGCGTGCCCTTGATGAAAATGGTGGAGGAAAAGCGATAGCAGCTGCCGTAAAAGGGGCGCAAAAGCGCTCTGCAGAAATCAGTTCATCTTTAAAGCAAAAACATCTGGTCAGTCAATAA